A genome region from Methanobacterium subterraneum includes the following:
- the cas6 gene encoding CRISPR-associated endoribonuclease Cas6: MRLKISLTSPRGNYLIPYNYNHILSAIIYRKISDLDLAAKLHFSKDFKFFTFSQIYFSKWKLTKQGIVSLDGKLSLYISSPNDHLIKSLVEGHLENSQVDFKGNKLLVENIELLKKPEFKSKMKMKTMSPVAASIKREIDGKLKIWDLGPGDERFYESVQKNLINKYVSFYGDYNGDKWVRIKPNMKTAKRRRIEIKGDFHRGYMMEFGIETDPSLIEFAYDCGLGEKNSMGFGMIEVDNLSPTEERTKID, from the coding sequence ATGCGATTAAAAATCAGTTTAACATCACCCCGGGGTAACTATTTAATTCCATATAATTACAACCACATACTCTCTGCAATTATTTATCGCAAGATATCTGATCTTGATTTGGCAGCTAAACTCCATTTTTCAAAGGATTTTAAGTTTTTTACTTTTTCTCAAATTTATTTTTCAAAATGGAAACTTACTAAACAGGGTATTGTTTCTCTTGACGGGAAACTTTCATTATACATCTCTTCTCCCAATGATCACTTGATAAAGAGTCTTGTGGAAGGCCATCTGGAGAATAGTCAGGTAGATTTTAAAGGGAATAAATTACTGGTTGAAAATATTGAGCTTCTGAAAAAACCTGAATTTAAGAGCAAAATGAAGATGAAAACCATGTCCCCCGTGGCAGCCAGTATAAAAAGGGAAATTGATGGTAAGCTTAAGATATGGGATCTGGGTCCTGGAGACGAAAGATTCTATGAAAGTGTTCAGAAAAATCTTATAAATAAATATGTTTCCTTTTATGGAGATTACAATGGTGATAAATGGGTGAGAATAAAACCCAACATGAAAACAGCCAAAAGGCGCAGGATTGAGATTAAAGGAGACTTTCATCGGGGTTACATGATGGAATTCGGGATTGAAACTGATCCAAGCCTCATTGAGTTTGCTTATGACTGTGGACTTGGGGAAAAGAATAGTATGGGTTTTGGGATGATCGAAGTGGATAATCTAAGTCCAACAGAGGAAAGAACCAAAATAGATTAA
- a CDS encoding AbrB/MazE/SpoVT family DNA-binding domain-containing protein produces MAETKISKGFQTVVPAEIRKKFNVGPGDILEWVSTEEGVELKFRKKVNIGDILGMVDGPETDAVELKKKAQRGEKI; encoded by the coding sequence ATGGCTGAAACTAAAATCTCAAAGGGTTTCCAGACAGTTGTTCCTGCGGAAATAAGAAAGAAGTTCAATGTGGGTCCTGGGGATATACTTGAATGGGTTTCTACAGAAGAAGGTGTGGAATTAAAGTTCCGGAAAAAGGTAAACATTGGGGATATACTGGGCATGGTTGACGGACCAGAAACTGATGCAGTAGAACTTAAAAAGAAAGCTCAGAGGGGAGAAAAGATTTGA
- the cas3 gene encoding CRISPR-associated helicase Cas3' yields MNEMGKLLAKPDETLLEHTENALKVFKSIKEAYHNVPQLCGVEDFWEHLFYSLFFHDFGKGATGFQEMLKVGHQKAPWKYRHEILSAGFISTLNYDQQYKDAIGLAIITHHKDINKLRERYNTFPSPPGKKLYHKKLSELEPNFEELLSYFELIEKWSKEYLGYKRDNYKIISSIDDLEDVYKNSARIYYNEWEDEKYTPLHGKYGIFLKGFVNACDHLASGSKYEILTGISDMRSVYNFPEFRKVQEDTAKVKGSAFLTSPTGSGKTEASLLWSDNNQNSNKSKRVFYLLPYTASINAMYKRLQKDFENEDLVGLLHGKASYFLYKELSDDNVNYDNVKSNVRDIKGLSKKIYRPYKILTPFQILKAFFGSRGFEMQISEMSNGLFILDEIHAYDAHTTSLILEILKILKNNYNAEMLVMSATLPSFIKNLFKDNLGISTEIKMGKIELKEFTRHKVNVVSGSIIDNLDLILEDLENGKRALIVCNTVLRAQEVFEELSDEIENSALLHSRFMLRDREKIEKSLDNLDLLVGTQAIEVSLDIDYDVLYSEPAPIDALIQRFGRVNRKRRKKIAPVNVFSEGSESDKYIYTPEIVAKTVQSLENVGILEEDIIQNIVDNIYGDGYVGKDKEEFEIVQKYFESFNRRIVPFINDKESEVEFYSLFNSYEVVPLKYKLNYLRELKEKRYFEAMSYILSISVGQFKKLETENNVEYDMGTYFVNMVYDEKLGLRLDREESSIW; encoded by the coding sequence ATGAATGAAATGGGTAAGTTACTGGCAAAACCAGATGAAACACTATTGGAACATACGGAAAATGCTTTAAAAGTTTTTAAAAGTATTAAAGAAGCTTATCATAATGTTCCCCAGTTATGTGGTGTGGAAGATTTTTGGGAACACCTATTTTATTCTTTATTTTTCCATGATTTCGGAAAGGGAGCAACTGGATTTCAGGAAATGCTTAAAGTAGGTCATCAAAAAGCCCCCTGGAAATATCGGCATGAAATCCTTTCTGCAGGATTCATATCAACTTTAAACTATGATCAACAGTACAAAGATGCAATTGGACTGGCCATAATTACCCATCATAAAGATATAAATAAACTTAGGGAACGTTACAATACATTCCCAAGCCCTCCAGGGAAAAAATTATATCATAAGAAATTATCAGAACTTGAACCCAATTTTGAAGAACTTTTAAGTTATTTTGAACTTATAGAAAAATGGAGTAAGGAGTATTTAGGATATAAACGGGATAATTATAAAATAATTTCCTCAATTGATGATTTAGAAGATGTTTACAAAAACTCAGCACGTATTTACTACAATGAATGGGAAGATGAAAAATATACACCCTTACATGGAAAATATGGAATTTTTTTAAAGGGTTTTGTAAATGCATGCGATCATCTAGCTTCTGGTTCTAAATATGAGATTTTAACTGGAATTTCGGACATGCGATCGGTTTATAACTTTCCAGAATTTCGAAAAGTCCAGGAAGACACTGCAAAGGTTAAAGGTAGTGCATTTTTAACATCACCCACTGGAAGTGGTAAAACAGAAGCATCTCTTTTATGGAGTGATAACAACCAGAACTCAAATAAATCAAAACGTGTATTCTATCTACTCCCCTATACAGCAAGCATAAATGCAATGTATAAAAGACTCCAGAAGGACTTTGAAAATGAGGATCTGGTTGGATTGTTACATGGTAAAGCATCCTATTTCCTTTATAAAGAGTTATCGGATGATAATGTAAATTACGATAACGTAAAAAGTAATGTCAGAGACATTAAAGGTTTAAGTAAAAAGATTTACCGGCCTTATAAAATTTTAACTCCTTTCCAAATACTGAAGGCATTTTTTGGATCCAGAGGATTTGAAATGCAGATATCAGAGATGAGCAATGGATTATTTATTCTTGACGAAATCCATGCCTATGATGCCCATACCACCTCACTTATCCTGGAGATCCTGAAAATTCTGAAAAACAATTACAACGCAGAAATGCTTGTGATGTCTGCAACCCTTCCCTCCTTTATTAAAAATCTTTTTAAGGATAATTTAGGAATTTCAACAGAAATAAAGATGGGAAAAATAGAACTTAAGGAATTCACAAGACACAAAGTTAATGTTGTCTCTGGAAGTATAATAGATAATCTTGATCTGATACTTGAAGATCTTGAAAATGGTAAAAGGGCTCTAATAGTTTGTAACACTGTTTTAAGGGCTCAAGAAGTTTTTGAAGAATTATCTGATGAAATAGAAAATAGTGCGCTTTTACATAGTCGGTTTATGCTTCGAGATAGGGAAAAAATTGAAAAATCTTTGGATAATCTTGATTTACTGGTGGGAACTCAGGCAATTGAAGTTTCTTTAGATATTGATTATGATGTTTTATATTCAGAACCTGCCCCCATTGATGCGTTGATCCAGAGATTCGGACGGGTAAACAGGAAAAGGAGGAAAAAAATAGCTCCGGTTAATGTATTTTCTGAAGGCTCCGAAAGCGATAAATACATATATACTCCAGAAATAGTCGCTAAAACCGTTCAAAGCCTTGAAAATGTAGGGATTTTAGAGGAAGATATTATCCAGAACATTGTAGACAATATATATGGTGATGGATATGTCGGAAAGGATAAAGAAGAATTCGAAATTGTTCAAAAGTATTTTGAATCATTCAACAGGCGGATAGTTCCATTCATAAATGATAAAGAAAGCGAAGTGGAGTTTTATTCACTTTTTAACTCCTATGAAGTTGTTCCCCTCAAATACAAACTGAACTATCTGAGAGAATTGAAAGAAAAAAGATATTTTGAGGCAATGAGTTACATTCTTTCTATCAGCGTGGGGCAGTTTAAAAAGTTGGAAACGGAAAATAACGTTGAATATGATATGGGCACATATTTTGTGAACATGGTATACGACGAAAAGCTGGGGCTGAGATTAGATAGGGAAGAAAGTTCCATTTGGTGA
- the cas3 gene encoding CRISPR-associated helicase Cas3' → MSSYETIAKSNGTTLKKHTEDALDISNYLISSNKAVLENWGKLNEIDVSLLEENIHSALFFHDFGKGAIKWQEEALKNEPHLPPHAPYSGYFLFQNEGDFCSRLACISHHSLLTEYSFDKVPYPGSFNEKYLMEFATKNNYKISLNVPWANYFEGLKKFKISSQSPNFRNKWNNQIDTKFKAKYCLILSYLTTSDGIASKIEEENTLGLDVTNILTKWFPSPSDIYKGISKIKGNKKLTDIQNRVLNVMSQSSNIFDYSKPFRIEAPCGEGKTLAALLVAKELINQNIINKVIFTLPTQVTSNNMVQEFEDEYRIPRDWIGIYHSEVMSFLIENTDEEEESDFSISSQKFWNLIYSKPFNISTIDHLLLSLVNGFKYAPRAFGNILNSLIVIDELHYYDSHTIGMVECLCEVLRRLKIPHIIMSATIPSQIKHKFDDSYQKIQSSGRDNECKEKNPFTFEYHNSEIDEDETVSDEFIKLLMESDGQNVGIIVNTVPKSKMIFSELKQRFPERQILLYNSQFMRKDRPKKEKILRIFGKRLFEEPGEEEIQFCKQYGFDPDLPFIFVGTQVAEISLNISFDVLISELAPLDALIQRGGRLHRKMSFNNSEECNCPQCKRFDNEHTYKFHIFDTGEFCYPYYTHEDKNGVMKEIIENTRKQIFKNTLFTFKIGIKMMDNVYTNEKMFSEFNADISFWGAYVEDLIFGKRPNKSEEEGGQLRIQTRNIGMNTFDVLPEQFEYKDGHIQAQDFIKKICSNPQFAKNNELNFNGINEISKYLIKVSNKFYFANEGNKNGLKIKMGKMERYVKEINLEYDFEKGLYAFNNFD, encoded by the coding sequence TTGTCTTCTTACGAAACGATAGCTAAAAGTAATGGTACTACTCTAAAAAAACATACTGAAGATGCTCTGGATATTTCAAATTATTTGATCTCTTCGAATAAAGCGGTTTTAGAAAATTGGGGTAAATTAAATGAAATAGATGTCAGTTTGCTAGAAGAAAATATCCATTCAGCCTTATTTTTCCATGACTTTGGTAAGGGTGCAATTAAATGGCAGGAAGAAGCCCTAAAAAATGAACCGCATCTACCACCACATGCACCATATTCGGGCTATTTCCTGTTTCAAAACGAAGGTGATTTTTGTTCACGTCTTGCTTGCATATCACACCATTCTCTCCTTACAGAATACTCTTTTGATAAAGTTCCTTACCCTGGAAGTTTTAATGAAAAATATCTCATGGAATTTGCAACTAAGAATAACTATAAAATTTCATTAAATGTTCCATGGGCAAATTATTTTGAGGGTTTAAAAAAATTCAAAATAAGCAGTCAATCGCCAAATTTTAGAAACAAGTGGAACAATCAAATTGATACAAAGTTTAAAGCCAAATACTGTTTAATTTTATCATATCTGACAACTTCAGATGGTATTGCAAGTAAAATTGAAGAAGAAAATACTCTGGGACTAGATGTTACTAATATTTTAACAAAATGGTTTCCATCTCCCTCAGATATTTACAAAGGGATAAGTAAAATAAAAGGGAATAAAAAATTAACCGATATTCAGAATAGAGTTCTAAATGTTATGTCTCAATCATCAAATATTTTTGACTATTCAAAACCCTTCCGAATAGAAGCTCCTTGCGGTGAAGGAAAAACGTTAGCAGCTCTTTTAGTAGCTAAAGAACTTATAAATCAGAATATTATTAATAAAGTTATTTTTACCCTTCCCACACAAGTAACGAGTAATAATATGGTTCAGGAATTTGAGGATGAATATAGAATACCTCGTGATTGGATCGGTATTTATCATTCAGAAGTAATGAGTTTTTTAATTGAAAATACAGACGAAGAAGAGGAATCCGATTTTTCAATTTCAAGTCAGAAATTCTGGAATTTGATTTATTCTAAACCATTTAATATCTCAACCATAGATCATCTGTTACTTTCCCTGGTAAATGGATTTAAATATGCTCCAAGAGCATTTGGAAATATTCTTAATAGTTTAATTGTGATAGATGAGCTCCATTACTATGATTCGCATACCATAGGTATGGTGGAGTGTTTGTGTGAAGTATTAAGGCGCTTAAAAATTCCACATATTATCATGAGTGCTACCATACCGAGTCAAATAAAACATAAATTTGACGATTCTTATCAGAAGATTCAGAGTAGTGGCAGGGATAATGAATGCAAAGAAAAGAATCCCTTTACTTTTGAGTATCATAACAGTGAAATTGACGAGGATGAAACTGTTTCTGATGAATTTATAAAACTTTTAATGGAATCTGATGGTCAAAATGTCGGAATAATAGTGAATACTGTCCCGAAATCAAAAATGATATTCAGTGAATTGAAACAGAGATTTCCTGAAAGACAAATTTTGCTTTATAATTCTCAATTTATGAGAAAAGATAGACCTAAAAAAGAGAAAATCCTTAGAATATTTGGTAAAAGGTTATTTGAAGAACCAGGTGAAGAAGAAATTCAATTCTGTAAACAATATGGGTTTGATCCGGATTTACCCTTTATTTTTGTTGGGACGCAAGTTGCAGAAATTAGTTTGAACATTTCGTTTGATGTATTGATATCAGAATTAGCTCCTTTAGATGCATTGATACAGAGAGGTGGACGTCTTCACAGGAAAATGAGTTTTAATAATAGTGAAGAATGTAATTGCCCTCAATGTAAACGTTTTGATAATGAACATACTTATAAATTCCATATTTTTGACACTGGGGAATTTTGTTATCCTTATTACACTCATGAAGATAAAAATGGGGTAATGAAAGAAATTATAGAGAATACACGAAAACAGATATTCAAAAATACTCTTTTTACGTTTAAAATAGGTATTAAAATGATGGATAATGTTTATACGAATGAAAAAATGTTTTCGGAGTTTAATGCGGATATCAGTTTTTGGGGGGCCTATGTTGAAGATTTAATTTTTGGAAAAAGGCCAAATAAAAGCGAAGAAGAAGGGGGGCAATTAAGGATACAAACAAGAAATATAGGGATGAATACTTTTGATGTATTGCCGGAACAATTTGAATATAAAGATGGTCACATTCAAGCGCAAGATTTCATAAAGAAAATTTGTTCAAATCCTCAATTTGCAAAAAATAATGAATTAAATTTTAATGGAATTAACGAAATTTCTAAGTATTTAATCAAAGTATCAAATAAATTTTATTTCGCCAATGAAGGGAATAAAAATGGTCTTAAAATAAAAATGGGAAAAATGGAAAGGTATGTGAAGGAAATAAACCTTGAATATGATTTTGAGAAGGGGTTATATGCATTTAATAATTTTGACTGA
- the cas6 gene encoding CRISPR-associated endoribonuclease Cas6, with product MIQYNYNHILSAIIYRKIADLDLASQLHGSQDFKHFTFSQINIPRRKPSKNGLISKDGKFNFYISSPHDYLIQTMVEGYLEDPNVIFKGDNLMVEQVELLKQPDFKKKMKMKTMSPVITRIKREDGRIWDLNPGDLRFFTALQQNLIRKYNSFYDDVYDGDEYVKIVPDMESVKRKRITIDKNGTPTYHRAYLMHFDMEADEKLVKFAYDCGLGEKNSMGFGMLNFVEDNSNRGSK from the coding sequence TTGATCCAATATAATTATAATCATATTCTTTCTGCCATCATATATCGTAAAATTGCTGATCTTGACCTGGCCAGTCAGCTTCATGGATCACAGGACTTTAAACATTTCACTTTTTCTCAGATAAACATTCCACGCCGCAAACCTTCCAAAAATGGTTTGATCTCTAAGGATGGCAAGTTCAACTTTTACATCTCTTCACCCCATGACTATCTAATTCAGACCATGGTGGAAGGATACCTGGAAGACCCTAATGTTATTTTTAAGGGAGATAACCTTATGGTGGAACAGGTGGAACTTTTAAAACAACCTGATTTTAAAAAGAAGATGAAAATGAAAACCATGTCCCCGGTGATAACCCGAATAAAACGTGAAGATGGTCGGATATGGGATCTTAATCCTGGAGACTTAAGATTTTTCACTGCACTGCAGCAGAACCTCATTCGTAAGTACAATTCATTCTATGATGATGTTTATGATGGTGATGAGTACGTTAAAATCGTTCCTGACATGGAATCAGTGAAAAGGAAAAGGATTACTATTGATAAGAATGGTACTCCGACGTATCATAGGGCTTATTTGATGCATTTTGACATGGAGGCAGATGAAAAACTGGTGAAGTTTGCTTATGACTGTGGATTGGGTGAGAAGAATAGTATGGGGTTTGGTATGCTCAATTTTGTCGAAGATAATTCAAATAGAGGTTCAAAATGA
- the cas5 gene encoding CRISPR-associated protein Cas5 gives MRVIRADLEVPFWCSFSEYGTVNIRPTYPFPPPTTLFGLIQNALQKPALHDLTDNDRKGIGLQYIEDYSKLNFAIIINESGEKIDDYLNIHKGSREIEGIESSLKEELQNRLDDLNLHENDEKKLKKELNKLKRKNFSENFLKITNNQKISEKDEKQILALLELIKAAGADELLIFIQSFWNSFKGGINGYNLNKKWISTQINRQRIITPKYTIYVTSTDSAGEYSIDNMYSCLKSPKRPLYLGESDDIVIVSKLAIKEVNDELIKSVKIDSVIPGVRTNCQLVKIPCKLKNDFPDEKGHNLICSIPQGDLDQELSCLDVEGEHIVFLRNDS, from the coding sequence ATGAGAGTAATTAGGGCAGATCTAGAAGTTCCATTTTGGTGTTCTTTCAGTGAGTATGGGACTGTGAACATCCGTCCTACTTATCCCTTTCCACCACCCACAACTCTCTTTGGTCTTATCCAAAATGCTTTGCAAAAACCAGCGTTACATGACTTAACTGATAATGATCGTAAAGGAATTGGGTTACAATATATTGAAGACTATTCCAAATTAAATTTTGCAATAATAATCAATGAAAGTGGTGAAAAGATAGATGATTATCTTAATATCCATAAAGGGAGCCGAGAAATTGAAGGAATTGAAAGTTCTTTAAAAGAGGAATTACAAAACAGGTTAGATGACTTAAATTTACATGAAAATGATGAAAAAAAACTAAAAAAAGAATTAAATAAGCTAAAACGAAAAAATTTCTCGGAAAACTTTCTTAAGATAACTAACAACCAAAAAATAAGTGAAAAGGATGAAAAACAAATATTGGCTTTATTAGAACTAATTAAAGCTGCTGGAGCTGATGAATTATTAATCTTTATTCAAAGTTTTTGGAATTCATTTAAAGGGGGAATTAATGGGTATAACTTGAATAAAAAGTGGATTAGTACTCAAATAAACCGTCAAAGGATAATAACTCCTAAATATACTATTTATGTAACTTCAACAGACTCTGCTGGTGAATACTCAATAGACAATATGTATAGTTGTTTGAAAAGCCCTAAACGCCCGTTATATCTGGGGGAAAGTGATGATATTGTGATTGTGAGTAAACTCGCGATAAAAGAAGTGAATGATGAATTAATTAAATCTGTTAAGATAGATTCTGTCATTCCAGGAGTTCGTACTAATTGCCAATTGGTCAAAATTCCCTGTAAACTAAAAAATGATTTTCCAGATGAAAAAGGACACAATTTAATTTGTTCAATACCTCAGGGAGATTTAGATCAAGAACTGTCTTGTCTTGATGTAGAAGGTGAACATATTGTCTTCTTACGAAACGATAGCTAA
- a CDS encoding type II toxin-antitoxin system VapC family toxin, with protein MIFIDASFFIAASIKKDQWHTRVLEILPEVTKQDKITSIVVLSEAVTMVGSLAGGKMGACLYNYIIDNHEVKFIDKDLSTQAMNFFLKYDGVLSFADSISLELMKQDKIDTIVSFDSDFDKVNGISRIH; from the coding sequence TTGATTTTCATTGATGCTTCTTTTTTCATAGCTGCATCTATTAAAAAGGACCAATGGCATACCAGGGTTCTGGAAATACTTCCTGAAGTTACAAAACAGGATAAAATAACATCTATTGTTGTTCTTTCAGAGGCAGTGACCATGGTTGGGAGTCTGGCCGGGGGTAAGATGGGAGCCTGCCTATACAATTACATAATAGATAATCATGAAGTAAAATTCATAGATAAAGATTTAAGCACACAGGCCATGAATTTTTTCTTAAAATATGATGGAGTCCTTTCTTTTGCTGATTCTATTTCATTAGAACTCATGAAACAGGATAAAATAGATACCATTGTTTCATTTGATTCTGATTTTGATAAAGTAAATGGAATCTCAAGGATACATTAA
- the cas7i gene encoding type I-B CRISPR-associated protein Cas7/Cst2/DevR produces the protein MSKTVVGFMLVDAPHSALNNAGADAGDRTDNIVRVKSIRRGRKVYPYVSGQALRYWWRDTLQERFDWKMSPISREKKIAFTSANPIDYDDDDVFGYMRALKAKEGGTVTRISPLKNSPLISVIEQIPTQDFGVMARHEGDPVPYEHEFYSTILKGIFSVDLDSLGVFYGAEKTGYKNMYPKLEALAEEKGLSLEEENKKWTMPEDIRIKRTQDVIKALPYLQGGAKLTSHLTDVSPKLVILAAIDGGNHIFMNIVKEENGEAIMDIEALKEVLNEYDDSLLTDVYIGLRKGFMDELEPLIKELSEENSKIHVGTIKEATDQFSNKIPELMHV, from the coding sequence ATGTCAAAAACAGTAGTAGGATTTATGTTAGTGGATGCACCACACTCCGCACTTAACAACGCCGGAGCAGATGCAGGAGATAGAACAGATAACATTGTAAGGGTGAAATCAATCCGAAGAGGAAGAAAAGTTTATCCTTATGTTTCAGGACAAGCCCTGAGGTACTGGTGGAGAGACACACTACAAGAGAGATTTGACTGGAAAATGTCCCCCATAAGTCGGGAAAAGAAAATAGCTTTTACCAGTGCAAATCCCATTGATTATGATGACGATGATGTTTTTGGTTATATGAGGGCTTTAAAAGCAAAAGAAGGAGGAACTGTAACACGCATATCTCCACTGAAGAACTCACCCCTAATCTCAGTTATAGAACAAATTCCGACACAGGATTTTGGTGTTATGGCAAGACATGAAGGTGATCCTGTACCCTACGAACATGAATTTTATTCCACCATCTTAAAAGGCATATTTTCCGTTGATCTGGATAGTTTAGGTGTCTTTTATGGGGCCGAAAAAACCGGTTACAAAAATATGTACCCTAAACTGGAGGCATTAGCCGAAGAAAAAGGATTATCTCTCGAAGAAGAGAACAAAAAATGGACAATGCCTGAAGATATACGAATAAAAAGAACCCAAGATGTAATCAAAGCTCTTCCTTATCTTCAGGGTGGTGCCAAACTAACATCCCATTTAACTGATGTTTCCCCAAAACTCGTGATTCTTGCTGCAATTGACGGCGGAAACCACATCTTCATGAACATAGTAAAAGAAGAAAATGGTGAAGCAATAATGGATATTGAAGCGCTTAAAGAAGTCCTGAATGAATATGATGATTCGTTACTTACTGATGTTTACATAGGACTCAGAAAAGGATTTATGGACGAGTTAGAACCACTAATAAAAGAATTATCTGAAGAAAACAGTAAGATACATGTGGGCACAATTAAAGAAGCTACGGATCAATTTTCAAATAAAATTCCTGAGTTGATGCATGTATGA
- the cas5b gene encoding type I-B CRISPR-associated protein Cas5b codes for MKALRILIKGWVTSFRYPAFISGFQPTLPVPPLSTIYGLISAVKGDLVTPEDVSVGYVFKHNGKAIDLETIYELSGLTGKSNVMKREFLVDPEIYLYLDDLKYWKYFKHPHYPVLLGRSTDLVHISEIKEVELEQKENVKLGKTILPLGLNGAYGTIQALPTHFTDTIPRKAAGTKPFILMNQFFKYSDECHYDDEMDWGVWFHE; via the coding sequence ATGAAAGCGTTAAGAATCCTGATTAAAGGTTGGGTAACCTCATTCCGATACCCTGCTTTTATCAGTGGTTTTCAACCCACTCTACCGGTTCCACCATTAAGTACAATTTATGGTCTTATATCTGCAGTTAAAGGAGACTTAGTCACTCCAGAAGATGTTTCAGTTGGATATGTTTTTAAGCATAATGGAAAGGCAATTGATCTTGAGACCATATACGAGTTATCAGGTTTGACTGGGAAATCAAATGTCATGAAAAGGGAATTCCTTGTGGATCCTGAAATTTATCTATATCTGGATGATCTGAAATACTGGAAATACTTCAAACATCCACACTATCCTGTCCTGCTTGGACGTTCCACAGATCTCGTACATATCAGCGAAATCAAAGAAGTGGAACTGGAACAAAAAGAAAATGTTAAACTTGGAAAAACTATCCTGCCTCTGGGTTTAAACGGGGCATATGGAACTATTCAGGCGCTTCCAACACATTTCACAGACACCATACCACGGAAAGCAGCAGGTACAAAACCATTTATCCTGATGAACCAGTTCTTCAAATACTCTGATGAATGTCACTACGATGATGAGATGGACTGGGGTGTTTGGTTCCATGAATGA